AGCTGCCACCGCCGGTCGGGTCGACGAACTCACCGTCGACGAAGAGCCCGTAGGAGGCTTTCAGGTCCACCACCGAGCGGGACTCGGGGGCGGGTGCGTACTCGAACATCACGCTCAGTCCAGGGTGAAGTAGTCGGGACCGGAGTAGACGCCGGTCGTCAGCTTGGTGCGCTGCATGAGCAAGTCGTTCAGCAGGCTGGACGCGCCGAAGCGGAACCAGTCCGGGTCCAGCCAGTCCGCGCCGACGGTCTCGTTGACCATCACCAGGTACTTGATCGCGTCCTTGGTGTTCTTGATCCCGCCGGCCGGCTTCACGCCGACCTGCCGGCCGGTGGCGGCGCGGAAGTCGCGGACCGCCTCCAGCATCACCAGGGTCACCGGCAGGGTGGCCGCGACCGGCACCTTGCCGGTGGAGGTCTTGATGAAGTCGCCGCCGGCCAGCATGGCCAGCCAGGAGGCCCGCCGCACGTTGTCGTAGGTGGCCAGCTCGCCGGTCTCCAGGATCACCTTGAGGTGGGCGTCCCCGCAGGCTTCCTTGGTCGCGACGATCTCGTCGTAGACCTCGGAGTAGCGGCCGGCCAGGAACGCGCCCCGGTTGATCACCATGTCGATCTCGTCGGCGCCGGCCTCGACGGCCGCCCGGACGTCGGCCAGCTTGATCTCCAGCGGGGCCTGGCCGGACGGGAAGGAGGTCGCCACGCTGGCCAGGTGGACGGCCGAGCCGCGCAGCACCTCGGCCACGTACGGGACCATCGCCGGGTAGACGCAGACCGCGCCGACGTGCGGGCAGGACGGGTCCGCCGGGTCGGGGCGCAGCGCCTTGGTGGCGAGCGCCCGCACCTTGCCGGGGGTGTCCGCGCCTTCCAGGGTGGTCAGGTCGACCATCCGGATCGCCAGGTCGATGGCCTGGGCCTTGGCGGTGGTCTTGATGGAGCGGGTGCCGAGCTGTGCCGCCCGCTGCTCCGCGCCGACCTGGTCCACGCCGGGCAGGCCGTGCAGGAAGGTCCGCAGAGCGGTCTCGGATCGTCCCAGCTCGGAGAGGTCCGACCGGGCCGACGTCGCTGTCGCCGTCATGCCCCGAATACTACGCATCCGTGCGTCGCGTGATCTTGGTCACGTTCGCTCGGTCGCGGACGCCACACACGTGAGCGGCGTCGCTGGTCACCCCGCACCCGCCGTGCCCCGGGCCGGGGACCGGTAGGTTGAGCGATCGTGGACGTACACGTCATTGACCACCCGCTCGCCCAGTCGCGGCTGACCGCCATGCGGGACGCCCGGACCGACTCGTCGACGTTCCGGGCCGCGCTGCACGAACTCACCACCATGCTGGT
The Micromonospora sp. R77 DNA segment above includes these coding regions:
- the deoC gene encoding deoxyribose-phosphate aldolase, producing the protein MTATATSARSDLSELGRSETALRTFLHGLPGVDQVGAEQRAAQLGTRSIKTTAKAQAIDLAIRMVDLTTLEGADTPGKVRALATKALRPDPADPSCPHVGAVCVYPAMVPYVAEVLRGSAVHLASVATSFPSGQAPLEIKLADVRAAVEAGADEIDMVINRGAFLAGRYSEVYDEIVATKEACGDAHLKVILETGELATYDNVRRASWLAMLAGGDFIKTSTGKVPVAATLPVTLVMLEAVRDFRAATGRQVGVKPAGGIKNTKDAIKYLVMVNETVGADWLDPDWFRFGASSLLNDLLMQRTKLTTGVYSGPDYFTLD